The segment TGGGAGAAATCTGGCCTCAGGCTGTTGAGATGCAGCAAATGAAAGTGGGGCCTTAGACAGAAGTGTTAGAGGCCTTCTACATTGAGCAGAACAAGCTTGCATGGAAATAACTTATACataatgaagagaaacagacaTTTCCATGATGAATGCAGTTCCTGAAAGAGCAAGACTCAAATGTTTAATTCCACTTTTCAAGGTCACAAATAATATAATCCatctaatggaaaaaatatacacTCCATTGAAAGTTTATATACACATGCAGGAACATATGTTGAACCGATTAAACACAGTTCAGTTAGTttattctggttttgctttgttacatctataaatggaaaaatatggCATCTGATAATAAATAACATGCAAATGAAAGTGACCAGACATCAAAAACTTTTTCTGATCAAAGATTTTTTGAAGTCTGATAGAATATTTCCCCATGTCAGAGAGCAGCTGATCCTGCAGCGGAGTACTGAAGCCCCCAATCCTGAATTCTAGCTCCAGCTATGGACAGGGAACCATAGTAGCTGTGACTTAGGAAATAACAGCCACCAATTCAGTCCTGGTGGGAGATTAACATAAaacagtggggtttttttgaaaCCTGTGACCTGTTCAGCTCTTGCTAATTCTAGAGGCTCAAGTACTGCAAGTCAGGGGGttgcttgtattttttaaatgaagcaaataAAGATGAAGTTGTTAGAATcttaaatgctttcatttggTTTCATATACACTTCGTAGAGGTGAAGAAAAGAAGCTTCTTCTAAAATACTCTGCAAAACTTTTCATTCATGCCCTGTTTCATGCCTCGAATATGTTTTTTAGTACAGTTTATGTCCTTGTTATCTAAAATCCCTTGTGGAAAAATACTGTAAAGAAatgtctttctttcctcttccctttggCATCACAGCTGTCAAAAGAAGTTAGATTTTCATAGTGGACAATTTATCAGACACAGTGTCTTGTTACTGAGATGCtcggaggaaaaaaaaagatgaagggaTGGATAGTTGTACTGCAATGGTTAGAGTGAGACAGCTGAGGAAAATCTTAATGAAGATTCACAGCATGACACTGAGGTCAAAGTCCAAAGTAAGGTTCATCTGCCTGCCTTCAAGGGAGAAGGTGAAAAATGGTAGCTTCTGAAGGAAGTATTTAGCCTACAAAAGCCAGAAACTACTACAATCCTATGTAGCTATGCTGAAAACTCAGCAGTCTCCCTGGCCCAGTAAAGACCTGACGCAGTTTTTTTCTGCCAAGAGCCAGTACGGACACACTGTTAGTGGAACTTCCTGTTAGTTCTTAGTTCAGTGGGCTATGCCTGCTATGAAGCACAACATATCCAAGCAGCACATTGCTGTTAAAGCTAAAAAAATTTCATTGTATGTGAGAAGTTCATGGTCTTTATCCAGGTGGAAGTTTTGAATATAATATACTCTGAATACATGATGAGGCATAAAGCACACTACTGTTACCAAGGTGAAGAAGAAACTCTTTGCCTGAGCCCTGAATTCCACATGGGAGTTGATGTCAGGCCAGTATTTCACAGTCAGTCTGCACATCACAGATAACTGGATTATAGTGAGCAAACCACAAACTGCCAGCAGAACTCCAACCAGACAGTAGTTTACTATCACCATGGGCGTCTCTTCCATCTCCTGCTGGAACTGAAAGCATTGAGAGGAAGGGTATATTCTAGAGGTGCCATagtaagagagaaaaacaggagcAATCACCAGTGCTCCTAGCATCCATACAGCCGTCACCCAAATTGTAGTGTAGCACTTGTTGAACTCAAGTCGGAAGAGACGTATTATGATGATAGCAACATAAAAGGTGAAGGTGATATACATATGGAGGTAGATGGTGGCACTTACTAGCTTGCAAGTGAATGCCCCAAATTTCCAttcctttaaaatgtaataGCTGAGGCGGAAGGGGATGCTGAGTAACAGAAAGGTGTGCAGCACTAGGAGGTTGATTATGATAACAATCATCGCAGATTGGGATCTTCTTTGAAACAACTGGTGAGACATCACAATGACACCAAGAGTACCCCCAGCTAGGTCAATGCTGTACAGGATTATGAGAATAGAGCGAAGCGTGTCTGACGTGTCCGGCACTGTCCTGATGAAAGAATGATTCTGCTGGGTtaagctgctgttgggcatccTGTTAAGCATCTCTTTTGAAGGTTACcgaaaaagaaaaatgggaattaGTAAAATAGACatattttattccttccttcctttattgTTAAATACAGGATGTCACAGATTCATGAAGTAATATGCAAGTGAACTATGTTTGATGTTATCTTATGTATACATAACCTTAAAACAGTTCTCATGCTGTATATGAAAGCAATAAGCTGCATCTCTTAGTGTTAAACCATATTGTTTATAATAATGAAAGTGTTTTCAATTCAGTAAACATCATGACAGGACGTTTTTAAATAATTTGCCCCTATCAGCCTTCTGAAATAATTAAGACACTGACTGTTAGAAAATTCTACATGTTTAACTTGCACCTGAGATTGAAGGaggggaaaataatgaaacgTAAAGAGGCTGCACATACAATTTATGCATAATTTATGAAGACACCGAGGCcatatttttagcattttgcTGGATGACTGCAGGGTACCCATAAGGCAGCAACTGTTTCTAGATTTGTAGACACACTGGAAATAAGGACCTGCAGATTAAAAGTCAATTTCTTCTTGCTTCATTTCCAAAACTTTTTGCTACAGAATAGAGTGCCGCTCTATTATGAAAAGTAAGGAGAAGCTAAAAATAATTaaggattttttgtttattgttattttttcaagGAGAGAAACCTATTGCCACTTGTTGAACATAGCCACATGCATCCACGTTCACATTTAGACATAAGGCTTGCACACAGGTCTCTGTTTGCACAAGAGCATATGGGTATAACACGCAGGGTACACGAATATTTTGCTAGTGAGATCTCACCTTATAGAGAGTATCAAAAGAATGTAACGGCTGAAATACGGTGTCTCTGAGAGGTAATGTGTTCACTCTCTGATTACTCTCTTGTTTGGAATCAGTAACATGGCTTTAATCTGCAATCCTTAATTCTGTTGCACTCATCTGCGAAATGATTACAAAGCACATTTCCATTATTAGGGTCTCGTATTTCCCAGTAATTGATTGTAactgaagaacattttcagagaaaattctTATTTGTAAAGCATCAGTCAAAGCATCTTTAGAAGACCGCTGGAATACTATGTCCAAATCTGATCTAAACCATTTGagttcttttaaaatgcatgctCTTAGAAGAATTCCAAAGAATTTAAAATTTCTCATGCCCACTAATATTTTTGAGACAGGCATGAGAAATTTGCTTCACTATTGACTTTGCTGTAAGAACAGTTATACAAGGCTTATGAAGATGACTTTCTACTCATGGCATAAAAGAACATTCCACTATATGTTAATATTTCAAACTGGCTTTAATTAGGAacaatcattttttaaattataataaaTGACATAATTATAGCCCAGATACCAACAGTTTATATTACTCAGAAATAGATTAGCTCTTCAACTCTATTTATAGAagtaaaattattaatttttacCTTATCATGTCTTAGTTTGGTGATCCCTCCTCCCTTCATTGCCATTTCATGCACCCGTAGCATACGGCACATATAATCAGTGTGAAAAAAAGAGCCTTGGTCGCTGCTGCTCACCCAAGAGCAGCTGAAGGTTTTCTCAGCCCACAtacaggaaggaagaagtaatattttaatttgcagaGATGGCAATCAAATAAGTTCAACTTCCAGTATTACTCTGCTGTTCgtgcagaagaaaatgttggaAAGTTGCTGAGCTGTCAGAAATCATCACTATGCTTGGACACGTCGGACAGGATCACTTGGCAGGACTGCTCCTGTCCATACTTGGTCAGTCTTAAGCTGGGCAGTGATTCCCTCAGCTGTACAACTATTACAAGGTACTGGATTTTGCCGTTAAGCCAGTAAGTAAAGATATATGCATCTGAGTAGAGGATTTTTcattataaatgcattttatcctgtgcttgttttatatttaatagTTTATCAAAATGTGCCAGAATAACAAAGTGCTAgcagagtttaaaaaaagacatcacTTGAACTCTCTGTCTTCAAGAATAAAGAGGTGGTTACTCGCTGCTTAAGTAGCACAAGTAAAATAAACTTCACATATATAAAGCAACTTAAGAGTTTCTGCTGTTAAAGAGCACAGTCAGAGACCAGCACCTCTTAAAGGTTATTCTGAACAACATGAAGGCTGACCTCAAGCCAAAGCATAGCTGTAAGGTAAAAAGGAAACATTGAGTTGGGGATTTTCCACAGACTGTAAAAACCAGCTAATTGATTAGAAAcgaaagagaaaacaaaatacgtggtgatttttttttcaattaaatttcTAAACCGTAGTCAGAATTGTCAATAGTCAAATAAGAATAGTTAGTATACAAAGTCTTGTGAGCACTAACATAAAGCAAATATTCCAGTAGGGCTGAACTAGCATCACTTCTTCAATTGTAAACAGTCATCTTCTGTGGAATGTGAGGGTGGTTCCCTCTGGGACACTTCTCTCCTATTACTAAGTACAGTCATTAGTAAGAACAGGATAGACAGTAACTAAATACGAAgacacatacacaaaaacaaaggcacTAAAATTCAGGGAGATAGACTGAAAGAGTTTTGAGTGTGAGCAAGAGCACATAGCGACTGGTATGTGGGACATTCTGAAGATAAACTCTGAAAGCTTTGAGAAAACAGTTAACATCACATTTAGACAAGGATTCAGAGCAAGTAGAAACCCTGTTTTGGAGACTGCATGTATTGGTGGCTCAGGGGCGAGAGAAATGAATAATTGCTCCAACAGACAgagtgagaaaggaaaacagctgtgTGAATGATACTCACCAGGTATGGTTCCAGCTTCTTAATACTACATAAGGACAGGATGCTTCCTGACATGGTAGTAATAATGTTTGGACATCAGAATGATTGGTTGGGTCTGCAGAAACATATACGGGAATATGGAGCAGCATGGGTGTCAGACACCAATGCTTTTGGCAGGTTAAAGTGCCCGTGAAACTGCCTATATTCACAGCCTCTGGGTAAAGCAGGGAAATGCATGCAGCCATGTGTTCTGTCTACAGACAGCATCTGGAGCAATCCACAGATTGAATCACCAAGTAGTACTGAAGAAGAGATGGAGAAACTGATTTGTTGAAATGACAATTATGTTAACAGTAGGTGCTCCAGGCAGAGCCAAAGCAAACTGGAACATCAAAAATTTTGCATACTCTCTTGCCTTACCCAATCAAGTCTGAGCTCTTTGGTTGTATAGTAATTCCAAAAACTACAGCCAAAGAAGCACCTTTGGCTGACACTGAaacagctgtggggcagaaacTGAGCTACTGAATTGATGTTTCATATCCCTGAGTTGCTATGTCCTCAAAGTGTTCCTTTTCTATTGCAACTTCAGTGTTCAGTGTGTTAAACTTTCATCTTCATGTtctatttagaaaaagaaaaggaaatatatatataacatgcTCAGCAATACTAGGTCTTACATTTTAGGTCAGATTCCCATTAGGGTACAAAAGGAAATTGAGTCACCTCAGCCTCTGCAAATGAACCTCAAGATCttgcttttgcttctttcatTATAGCACAGTTTGCCAGTGGTGAGAATAAAgactgaaagagaaatgcacATATTCGTGTCAGAGATCCAGGTCAAGACTAGTATCACAAATAGAGTTTAAGTAGGGAAAGAATTGGTCGTGTCTGGCTCCAGAATCATGGAAATAGAGAAGACAAAGAGGAAAGGTGagttttaaatgaagaagaGAATATTAGAAGGAGTGACAgttgagtgaagaggaataaGACTTACTGAATATTCAGAGACTGGATGAGCTCCTCTAAGCAGTAGAATTCTATGcacttgattttatttcatttctgcaggATTGCCTCTACTTTCAATGTCACTGTGTGAGAGAATGTGTTTACTGGTCATTATAATAGCAACTATAGTTTCACATATGAACTCAAGAGCTCCTATCTTTATAGTATCTACCATAAAGCCATGCCACCTTGTTTTACTGGATAGCTTTTCAAGTTTATCTACTTCCAATTTAGTGTCATAATTGCTGGTCATTTCAACTATTTGTTAATACTAAATATTCTATAGCTGGTTTGTTATGGAAACTTAGCTCCATATATGCCAATCATAAACAACATCAGAAGGACAGGGAATGACTGTGTTACATTCTAACTTAGAAATTTTTCTGTGATTGCAGCAAGGACTTCTTACTGTCTCACTCTCAGTCCATCAGAAATGAGTCACAGGTACCAGAAAATGAGCAAACCATACTACAGTGTTTTAGGATAATTGCTTTAAATTGCAAATCCCACCCACTCATGCTTCATGAAGAAATGTATAATTTCAGTCagtaagtaataaaaaaaaatcacatttcagaTTCTTAGACTAATCCTCTATTTATTTGGTTTCAGATTTGAGGAGCAGTTTCTCAGGCTTTGTCATGATGGAAGAGACTAACTGGCTTCTCTGtttattaagaaataataataaaacatagTTGCCTTACTCATACCTATTTAATATACTTCAAAAATATTATGCTTtacataagaagaaaaaaaaaacttggtaGATTTCTACAGAGGAATTTGACAAGGTATATCAAAGGCAGGTTATGTCTtgctttttgaaacaaaacttcTTCAGTTTGGAGTATGGAGATAATATTTATTACAAGCAGAGGAACTTGTGGTCATTATTCTCCTGACTGGTATATACCAGTTTAGTGGTAAGATAGTAGTAAGAAGACTTAATAAATAGTCATATCCTATTGTTTGGTCTAGTTGTTCTCAATGCCTGTAAAggcaattaattttaaaattaattaattttttaattaattagttttctctgctttttgctgttctAAGAAATTGATAATACTAGTATTAAAGCGCCTTTCAAGGAAACATCTGCAAAGAGCCATATGTGAGGAGGGCTCTGGCACTGACAACATAACCTTTCCCTGGCCCAAacctctttcctttctgttggaACATGCTGCCACTAGTCCTCCTCATTAATATTAACTTCTTCCATTTAGAGTCCCACACTCTTTCTCAGAAATCTGCTTTTCGATATCCACACTCATTACTGCTGGACCCCGTTTCTCACATTCTTCGACTTGATAAATAGTCATACACCCACAACAGCAGTGACTTCTGCTAGCAATATGCAGAATCCCCAGGGCCTCTATAGGAGTTAAATCTCATCAGTTTTCTTGGCACAGAGgcaaatagaaagaaaacataaaccATGTGACTTATTCCAGAAACCAGAGATCCTCATTGCATGGATGGAAGTTTTAAAAGTATTACAGAAAACATGGGCCATGTTCAAAACAAAGAGGTTTCCAAGGTGGGCTATGCTGTCAGCTttgcacttgttttttttttttcagtagtggGTTGTTTTTTCCAAATTCCCACTGGTTTTAAACTCTCATAAGGTCTTGCAGTTTGGTATTTGTGATTGTCTCCTACAAAAATGAGCCTTATCCTTTCTGAGGAATGTTTCCTAGTTTTCTGGAAGAAAGATGAATTCTCACATTCTGGATGGATCCACAGGGAGAGCTCTAGAAGACAGGGACTagaactctgaaaataaaaaatgtgcaCTGTCTGTCCTATTTAATTACCTATCAGGACTTCAAAGGAACCCCAGAGAAGCAAAGGTGAGTTTGAAATCTGAATATTTCAGCTAGCGACTTCCACCACAGAAGCTGCTTCCTTCAATTCCCTTCccaatggaaggaaggaagggtgggcAAGGTGTAGAAAACCCACAATTGGGAAAATCCACAAGCAGAGGAATTTCCAAATCTGAGGCTATTTGTGCAAAGAACTAAGTCCTATATTTACAAAAACTGACTTCTTCACCGTTAGAGTGTCTTGTATGCAGCATGGCCACCCTATgtggaaagattaaaaaacagttCTGCAATGCAGTGATGGAAGCAGTTTAGGAAACATAACACTGTGCAGATAGGAATAATCCAAAGGGATTTAAAAGGAGATGCTCACTATGTATTTAAAGTATTCCTCCTCTTTGCCTTGCCCTGGAAAAGTTTCTGTTGACTTCTTCAGAGATATGTCAGTAACAAACAGCAATGAGTGTTTGAGCTGGCCAGTTCATTACTCTAGGAAAAGCAGTAGCTGCAGCAGACATTCCTTGGGTCAGAGCTGTCCTCCTATATCCTAATAGTAAATCTCTCTGTCACAATCAGATTTAGAAATTTGGTTGCTCAATAAAAGACTGTCAAAGTTACCAAGAAAATAGCATCTCTTTTGGGGTCTCTTTCTCATCCTCTTGCTTCTTTTTGGTCCAAAACAACCAGTTCATCCTCTCAGGAAGAAGTTGCAGACCTCCTAAATGACAAGAGGAgaggggtggtcagcagggatagggaggtgattatccctctctactctatccttgtgaggtcccatctgaagtactgcatctagGTCTCgagcccccaatacaagaaagacagggagctgttggagagggtccagaggagggccacgaagatgatcagtgggctgaagcacctcccctacaaaaacaggctgaggaaactgggcttgttcaccCTGGAGAAAAGGCGGCTGTGGGGTGATcacattgcagcctttcagtacctaaaggcaagtcaactctttgaaagggtagataacagcaggacaaggggaaatggttttaagttgaaggagggaagatttaggttggatgtcagagggaagttcttcactatgagagtggtagggtgctgaaacaggctgcccagagaggttgtggatgccccatccctggagatattcaaggccaggctggatggggccttgggcagcctggtcttgtaTTAAATAgggagattggtggccctgcctgtggtgggggcattggagcttgatgatccttgaggtcccttcctacctgggctattctgtgattctgtcattctgtgaacAGAAATTACCTCAGCTGCTCTGATGTACATGCAGGCAGCACTTCTGCTACTTCTAATGATGTGATAATGAAGTGACCATACCTTCCTTACAGCAAGCTATTccttcacagaaaacaaaaaaatggcCTTTAGGTGGAGACAGATTAAAATCAACAAAGCAGACAAGCAGACTATATGTATATGTAAGTCTTACCTGGGATTGCTGTTTACTGAAATGTGAGGAAAATGTGTGGAATCACTACTTGAGAGCTCATCCCAAAGCAGAAGGGCTTTTTGTTCACTGTATTAGATTAtgtattaaaatttatttttatatggtACTTATTACTAAATAACCCCAGTGAGCATTTcgaaaaatggaaaaacaatgtCATTTCTATCATCTCTTTATTAATTGGGAAAGTTTCATTACCCATGGTGTTCACAGGAACAAGTTAAAATGAATGCCATGCCATATGTCTGTTTATACCCCCTACTCTCACCACATTGTAAACAGAATATAGACAACAAATCAAAATTCTCTTTTACTAAAATGATCATGATCCTAATTATCATCAAACTGTCTACATCAGTGGATTCAATAGCTTTCacaatttcactgtttttttcagttcaagGGTTTGAGAAATTACTGTAATTATAAGAACATTTTCACCCTCAAGCATAGATGGGCCATGCAGCTAATTAGCATACTTTAAGCTAActctatgaaaatgaaatatatgatAGGTTCCAAATGAATCATTTAGCAGAGTCCTGTTGGACTTATCTTTCCACACTGACAAAAATGGATTGTAGAAAAAGAGAATGGGGTGGAGGGGAATGTTTAAGTGATTGAGTGAttaatttaattgcttttatttcaacCTCTATCGGTtcctggatgtgaaggatgggATGACAAAAGACactagccttttttttttcttttcttttttctttttttttccacatgcaaCCTGAGGTTACTTTACAGAGTTTTGTTCTCAACTACCTGCCATTTTTGAATGACTGCAAGTCAAATGAATACAAAGTGTCACTAGCTCAAGGCTTGAATCATTAAAGACATCATTTGCTAATTGATCAGAAGAAGCAAGAGAGTCTAGACCAAATACCTCTGATCCATGTATTGTCCTACTGTAGTAATCTGTCTTGGCTAATTCAAAAAGTTGATAGGTGAACATCCTTGGGTCCAGGAAAAGCgttgaataaataaaatctagTGCAAATACAGCACTTGTTAGTGATGTGCTACATTCCCAAAGAGTAGAGGGAAAGCCTGAGGTCTGGTCTCTGTAGAGCATCTGCCAGATGCATCATGGTTCCTGAGCCCAAAAGGAGGGATCAAAGCCGCAAGATGTTTAGAAATGGTTGGGAATACTCAGCTGCAGGGATAAGATCAAGGAGTGAGAATAGAAAAGTTCTTAATGTTAGACAAGACAGAtgataaaacaatttaaaaaaagaaagtaaatcaAAATAAAGTTTAATAGCTTGGCTACAGAAAGTGATATTTTCATTGCTCAAGCAAGTGAGAGGAAATGAGAACTTTCCCTTTTTTATCCATATATAGCAGGAGATGGATTTGACTGCATTCATATTAGGTTGCTGCAAGTCTGAAAAGGCTTCCATGGTAGTACTTCTTCATCCACAGAGCAAATGCATATTTTGGAAAGAATTAAAAGGAGAAGGTTATGGTTCTTTAATCATAGCCATTGGAATGCTAAGATCCTTGTAAATCTGCCTAGGTAATCTCCTATTGCACAGTGACAGTTTTGTCAGTTGGCTTTTTGACCTCCAGGATCTCAGAGGGTACAAagctttctgaagagaaatgcagTCATTTGAACCGTGAAATAATTGAAAGGGCTTGAAGTCCTTGATCAGCTcccattttaaataaaagtgagaGAACATAATGACTATAATTCTGAAACCACCTCGGGTTTTATAAATCACAACACTTTTATTTCCAGTATTCTTCTGAGATAAATAGTAGCCAAAAACTAGCACACGTGTTTCTCTACCCTGTGACTATGAGTTCTTTCTCACATGGAACTCTCTCCTTTGCACGTTACAAAAGCTGAATGGTGCCAGCCTTGGCATCACACGCCTTCCAAGTATGATGGGGCTGGTGGCTGCTCCCCATGGTCATCACTGACCCATGTTACCCCAAGGTTTTCTTCTCAAAgtattttactttcagaataACTGCAGCCACACACACTTGCACAAGGTGCTAATGCAGGACAGCTTCCCATGGTCCAATTATCATGTTCATTCACCTTCTCCAAGCACATGTAACAAACCTTCAGCAGCCACTCACTTGCTCTGAGAAATAATTGCATGAAGAAGATTTTCCTTACAAGAGgtcctgtttttctcctaagtAAATCCTGAACTATTGggaagtttatttttctcatatctgagagtgaaaaaaatgtcttaaatGTGATTAATTGATGTAAAATGCAGATGAAAATCAGGAATGGAGTTTATCTACAGGTTTCAAAGTTACATAGATTTGTGTACAATTCTGTACATAATCtgtattatgtatatatatctgtacATCTTTCATGTACAGAATAGCTGAAGTAATTGCGGTAGAAATAACTGTCTTAAAAATGTTATATTCATTTGTAAAGCTGGAGGCCTAATTTATCTAAAAATTCAGTTACTTTCTTTTGCAATCAGAAGATGTAAGGTCTCAGACATAAATCCAGGGATTCAGTCATCAGTTCAAAGAAGGACAGTGAAAGAGGCAATTAATGATCCTGttgctattttttgttgtttgcctgtttgctctgttttatttcatttttgtggggatttttttttttttcagtagggATGGTTTAGGCATGACTTTCAAAGCTTTGTTAGTCAATATTAGTCAGTTGCTAGCTGTTAAAGGCTGAAAATTTATTAGTTTAAAAGTTTCTTGTTAAAGCCTTCTGATAATTGAAAAGCCACCTGATTAAACTAtgaatatataatatatttttcctgtttgagcttttggattttttttttgcttgatatGCTCAAATTTAGCAATTTGAATAAAAGTATTATTGTATTAAAATCCAATTTAATTTTCTAAACTAAAGCTCTTTGGACTTAATGCAATCCCAAgcactgatttaaaaacaacaacaacaacaacaacaacaaaaaaatacagcattttaatgCCTTGTTTAAAAAAGTAGCTTAATTTTGGAAGCATAGCATGTTGTccccagctggcagctgaaTTTCCATCCGGTCAGTCAGGCAGTCACTTCCTGCAGAGGGATAGGAGAGAGAACTAGAAGAgcaatatatacatatattatatatatatttatataattatatataattatatatatgtaattatatacatatatttatatataaatctCATGGATCAAGATATAGATGATTTaatttgtgaaagaaaacaaacaaacaaacaaaaaaccgtAAATAACTGATGCAAAACCACTCAGCACCAGCAGGCCAATATCCTGCTATTCTTTGAGCAATAGCTACTTAGGAAACACACTTCCCCCTGCAGTTTTATTGGTGAACATCATGTTGTGTGACATGGAGTATCTCTGCGGTTACTTTGGGTCAGCAGTCCTGCCTGTGTCCTCACTCCAGCCTTTAGCCCAACCCCCAGCCCATTTGATGAGAGTTCAGGGTGAAAAACACAGAAGGCCTTGTCGCAGTGTAAGAAGGCCTTGTCTCAACATGATCTGAAACACTGGAGTGTTATcagcactgttttgtttgttaagCTCTAACGTAGTGCCATACAGACTGCTGTGAATAAAACTGACTCCATCCCAGGCAGActcaggagagaaaagaaaaatacagttttgaagaaaatagctgaaatattttgaaagtgtAACAAAATATTAACCATTTCAAAATCATGGATTTTCTTGGAaaaatttgaaaga is part of the Gallus gallus isolate bGalGal1 chromosome 2, bGalGal1.mat.broiler.GRCg7b, whole genome shotgun sequence genome and harbors:
- the LOC101748775 gene encoding probable G-protein coupled receptor 141-like isoform X1 — its product is MLNRMPNSSLTQQNHSFIRTVPDTSDTLRSILIILYSIDLAGGTLGVIVMSHQLFQRRSQSAMIVIIINLLVLHTFLLLSIPFRLSYYILKEWKFGAFTCKLVSATIYLHMYITFTFYVAIIIIRLFRLEFNKCYTTIWVTAVWMLGALVIAPVFLSYYGTSRIYPSSQCFQFQQEMEETPMVIVNYCLVGVLLAVCGLLTIIQLSVMCRLTVKYWPDINSHVEFRAQAKSFFFTLVTVVCFMPHHVFRVYYIQNFHLDKDHELLTYNEIFLALTAMCCLDMLCFIAGIAH